The genomic region tactaatattaataataataataaatgataataataaatgataataataaaataataataataataatattactaaatataatagattatataaaaataaaaatacaatctataattttaataataatactgatataataataataatactaattataataatactaatgataataatcatatttgcaataacaatactataataatagaattcatatctatagattatatatacatatttaagttggtattaatactaataatactttaatAGTTTGTATATAAtaaatttcatatttgtatcataatatcattaatactgataatgaaagtaatgatattataacaattatatttttatcctgtaatatatatatatatatatatatatatatatatatatatatatatatatatatatattacaggataaatatatatatatatatatatatatatatatatatatatattattacttatgttatatttagtatattatataataacttttattgaatattcattatttataaattttatatatgttataatataataatacttacacatagaatcatatatattcatatatactttcctttttattaataactttttatcttatgtaatattttacataattaactcaaaTGTTTAACTTGTAttctattatttcaatttattatataaatttatatttatttatttatatatatatatatatatatatatatatatatatatatatatatatatatatatatatatatatatatatatatatacacatacatatatttatttacaacaatcgttcgtgaatcgtcgggaatagtcaaaggttaactgaattcatgtaatcggttcaaaatttttaagactcggtttaacagactttgcttatcgtgtcgggatcctataaagatcaagtttaaatttggtcgaaaatttccgggtcgtcacatatcccTCCATCAAAATGATCATCCAGGTCTAGTTTTGATTGCGAAGAAGCTTACTGGATCTGACAACTACAGTTCATGGCGTCGATCGATGATGATCGCCTTAAATGCTAAAAATAAGCTGCAGATTGTTACAGGAACGTTTACTTAACCAGATTCAACCTCAAGAACAAGAGCTCTTTGGGAAAACACAAATGACATGGTAATTTCTTGGATCTTAAACACTATCAGTGATCAGATTAGCAATTCATTAAGCTTTGTTAACACTGCAAAAGAGTTATGGAGTGAATTGCAAGAACATTACTCTCAATTGGATGGCCATAGGATATACCAACTAACAAATGATATAGCTCAATTGAAACAAAGCAATTGCACTGTTGAGATTTATTATCACAAATTAAAAGGTTATTGGGATGAAGTTGATGCACTTGAAGCACCTCATATCTGTACATGTGTATGCACATGTGAAAATGGCAAAAACAACACTGAAAGAGATCAGAGGAAGAGGCTAATGCAGTTCTTGATGGGATTAGATGAATGTTATGCTAACATTAGGGGCCAAATTCTGTTAATGAATCCATTACCAACTGTTGCTAAGGCTTATGGAATGGTTAGGCAAGAAGAGAAACAAAGGGAAAACTTCACTCCAAAGACAAACACTGGATCTATAGCCTTGTCCACATACACTAACAACTACAAGAACAATAACACTGGATCAAGATGGAACAATAATACCAAATACACACCCTCTACTTCAACCAAATACACTCTATTCACACTAGAAAGGAAAAGTAGCTACAAAAAGGGTGTTTACTTTGACAATTGTGGTCTAAAAGGTCATCTAAAGGTTGAGTGTTATAAGATAGTTAGTTACCCTGTTGGACAACCATTACATGGCAAATATCCACTAAACAACAAAGCCAGTCAACCTTCCACTTCAAACACCAAGAAAGTCAACATGGTAATAGGCAATGAAAACTGCAATGATGATGACATGACAATGGCAGCAGGAATGGATCAACTTCAGAATCAAGTCAACCAAGTGCTGATCATGATGCAGAATGCACAACAAGACATGTCAAAAGTATACACAAGGTATACACAAGATCATTGCATCACATATTACCAGTCAAAAGTACAAATTCATTGCTTCTATAATTTCTCATTTAAAAGATGCATGGATTGTGGACAGTGGTGCCACTGACCATGTTTCCAcctcactaatatatatatatatatatatatatatatatatatatatatatatatatatatatatatatatatatatatatatatatatatatatatatatatatatatatatatatatatatatatatatatatatatatatatatatcatcaaatcTTACGCCACACCAATTCATGTCACATTACCAAATGGACATCACACAACTGTCACGAGCTATGGTTCAGTAGCTATTACTTCTGACATCACACTGCATGAAGTACTTTACATTCCAAGTTTTGCATACAACCTACTCTTTGTAAGTAAACTTGGTTCACACCTACGATTATCTATTCTATTCACTCTTTTATCCTGCTATTTTCAGGATCAAAATAAGAGGATTGCTCATGGCACCCTTTGTAATGGTCTATACATCATCAAACAGGACAATACACTCCATCATCCTTCCATCAATCAGCTCTCAACAGCTCAAACTTCATCTCCTGATGAAGCAACTCTC from Rutidosis leptorrhynchoides isolate AG116_Rl617_1_P2 chromosome 9, CSIRO_AGI_Rlap_v1, whole genome shotgun sequence harbors:
- the LOC139869158 gene encoding uncharacterized protein; this encodes MVISWILNTISDQISNSLSFVNTAKELWSELQEHYSQLDGHRIYQLTNDIAQLKQSNCTVEIYYHKLKGYWDEVDALEAPHICTCVCTCENGKNNTERDQRKRLMQFLMGLDECYANIRGQILLMNPLPTVAKAYGMVRQEEKQRENFTPKTNTGSIALSTYTNNYKNNNTGSRWNNNTKYTPSTSTKYTLFTLERKSSYKKGVYFDNCGLKGHLKVECYKIVSYPVGQPLHGKYPLNNKASQPSTSNTKKVNMVIGNENCNDDDMTMAAGMDQLQNQVNQVLIMMQNAQQDMSKDQNKRIAHGTLCNGLYIIKQDNTLHHPSINQLSTAQTSSPDEATLWHSRLGHPSIHVMKNIKNIPCVIKSNNTITTCTICPLSKQHALPFPDSHSHASSLFSLVHIDV